DNA from Pelobacter propionicus DSM 2379:
AAATCGTTGAACAGCTGCCACAGCGCTGCCCGCAGGTCCTGGCTATCGGGCAGCAACTGCAGGTCATCCACCACCAGCCCTTGCGCGCCATGGAAGCGGTCCACCAGGGAGCGCGCCGAACGCACGTCCCGGCAGGAGAGGTAGGGTGCCTGGTCGGGGTTGCCGCCGGCCAGTTCCAGGGCGATGGCCCGGAGCAGGTGTGTCTTGCCCGAACCGGGGGGGCCGTGCAGGTAGAGCAGCCGCTCGGGCTCGGATTCGTCGGTTATGCGCCGGGCAAAGCGCACCGCCGCGGCATTGCCGTCGCAGACGACGAAGCTGTCGAAGGTGCAGGAGGATGACACCGGAAATTCGAGGATCTGCTGCATGGTCACAACAGGGCCGCCTGGGGGGCGGCGGGAACGGAGCGGCCAAAGTGCTCGTAGGCGGCAAGGGTGGCCACCCGTCCGCGGGGGGTGCGGTTGAGGAACCCGTTCTGGATCATGTACGGCTCGTACACGTCCTCGATGGTGTCGCTCTCCTCGCTGATGGCGGCGGCGATGGTGTCCAGCCCCACCGGGCCGCCGGAGAACTTGTCGATGATGGTCAGGAGGATCATGCGGTCCATGTGGTCGAAGCCCATCTCGTCTATCTCCAGCAGGGCCAGGGTTTCCTTGACCACCTGACGGGTGATGACACCGTCGGCGCGTACCTGGGCAAAATCGCGCACCCGGCGCAACAGGCGGTTGGCGATGCGCGGCGTACCGCGGCTGCGGCGGGAGAGTTCGTCGGCCCCCCTGGGTTCGATCTCCATGCCCAGGATGCGGGAGGAGCGGGTGATGATGGTGGCCAGCTCGTCATGGGTGTAGAAGTCCATGCGCGAGATGACGCCGAAGCGGTCGCGCAGCGGCGAGGAAAGCAGGCCGGCCCTGGTGGTTGCCCCCACCAGGGTAAAGCGGGGCAGGTCCAGCTTGATGGAGCGCGCGCTGGGGCCCTGGCCGATGATGATATCCAGCTGGAAGTCCTCCATGGCCGGGTAGAGGATCTCCTCCACCACATGGGAGAGGCGGTGAATCTCGTCGATGAACAGGACGTCGTGCGGTTCCAGGTTGGTCAGGATGGCGGCCAGGTCGCCGGGACGCTCGATGACCGGCCCGGATGTGGACTTGAGGTTGACACCCATCTCGCAGGCAACTATGTTGGCCAGGGTCGTCTTTCCCAGGCCGGGGGGGCCGTAGAGCAGCACATGGTCCAGCGCCTCTCCCCTCCCCCGGGCAGCCTCGATGAACAGGCGCAGGTTACCCTTTATCTTCTCCTGGCCGATGTAATCGTCCAGGGATTTGGGTCTCAGGGTGCTGTCGAACTGGGAATCATCTTCACGCTTGTCAGCGGCTATGGCGCGGCTCATCGCTTCTCCGGTGGCGTTTTCGGGAACCGCCCCGCTGCCATGACGATAGCGGGACGACTGTCAGTCGGGCAGTATACCCGCTCAAGGCACGGAAAATCAACCTGCATTCGGCGGATGCAACCAGACCGCCGGGCCCGCGGGGATCATTGAACACCGTTTTCGCGCGAGGGCAGGTCACTGCCGGAAAACGGGGAAGGAGAACAGGAACCATGGATACACCACGTCATCCGCGTCTCCGCCTGGCGGGTGCGCTCACCTGCCTGCTGATTCCACTGCTGGCGGCCTGCGCCGGCCGGCAGCGGACGGAGCAGGCGCCTTCGCCTCCCTACAAACGGGGGGAGCGTCCCTACAGCATAAACGGAATCCGCTACGAACCGCTGGCCAGCCACAAAGGCTTCCAGCAGGAAGGCACCGCCAGCAGCTACGGCGCCGACTTCCACGGCCGCGCCACCAGCAGCGGCGAACCGTTCGACATGAACGCCATGACCGCCGCCCACAAGACCCTGCCCCTGGGGGTCTATGTCAGGGTGCGCCACAAACGCAGCAACAGGGAGGTGGAGGTCAGGATCAACGACCGCGGCCCCTTTGTGGGCGACCGCATCATCGACCTCTCCGAGGCGGCGGCGGAGAAGCTGGGCATGCTGCGGGAGGGGCTTGCTCCGGTCAGGGTAACGGCGCTGGGCTA
Protein-coding regions in this window:
- a CDS encoding septal ring lytic transglycosylase RlpA family protein, whose product is MDTPRHPRLRLAGALTCLLIPLLAACAGRQRTEQAPSPPYKRGERPYSINGIRYEPLASHKGFQQEGTASSYGADFHGRATSSGEPFDMNAMTAAHKTLPLGVYVRVRHKRSNREVEVRINDRGPFVGDRIIDLSEAAAEKLGMLREGLAPVRVTALGYRSLDRNGAPTYRDPESYDRGDFTLQVGAFRSRDNADRLARELRRDFSEADVREGLVSGTRFFRVRVGRYASLKTALASQQQHRGRRFPGCFVVARD
- a CDS encoding DnaA/Hda family protein — encoded protein: MQQILEFPVSSSCTFDSFVVCDGNAAAVRFARRITDESEPERLLYLHGPPGSGKTHLLRAIALELAGGNPDQAPYLSCRDVRSARSLVDRFHGAQGLVVDDLQLLPDSQDLRAALWQLFNDFHEAGRAVVLAGLHPPRMLPHLDDHLVSRLLWGLVARVDASDDLSRRMILKKIADDRQVRVPDDVVEYIMVTTSREVGELIGFFETIYRFSLAHKRRITLALAREARECVASGAS
- the ruvB gene encoding Holliday junction branch migration DNA helicase RuvB, encoding MSRAIAADKREDDSQFDSTLRPKSLDDYIGQEKIKGNLRLFIEAARGRGEALDHVLLYGPPGLGKTTLANIVACEMGVNLKSTSGPVIERPGDLAAILTNLEPHDVLFIDEIHRLSHVVEEILYPAMEDFQLDIIIGQGPSARSIKLDLPRFTLVGATTRAGLLSSPLRDRFGVISRMDFYTHDELATIITRSSRILGMEIEPRGADELSRRSRGTPRIANRLLRRVRDFAQVRADGVITRQVVKETLALLEIDEMGFDHMDRMILLTIIDKFSGGPVGLDTIAAAISEESDTIEDVYEPYMIQNGFLNRTPRGRVATLAAYEHFGRSVPAAPQAALL